In a genomic window of Flavobacterium sp. KACC 22761:
- a CDS encoding efflux RND transporter periplasmic adaptor subunit produces MKVKNLIYALIIIVLGGFITYRVISNKGKNDESKKSGDKDKPTTVTGIVVKTATFDNNLSLSGSIEANEQIEIRSEVSGIVEGIYFNEGSYVNKGQVLFKVNDIELRAQLRQAQTREGLAAENERRAKLLLQKEAISKEEFDVANADYASAKAQTQLIKAQISKTSVKAPFSGKIGLRSISPGTYITPTILVAKLVNMGKVKITFSIPEKYATQVNNGSNIDFTVSGSDKTYKAKIYAIEPEVAVATRTLQIRAIADNTDGKLFPGTFADVKLPLNIIKDAIVVPSEAIVPVQSGKKVYISNMGKAKEVMVEATTRTDASILILSGLKAGDTLVTSGVMSLKNDAPIKVKIK; encoded by the coding sequence ATGAAAGTAAAAAACCTAATTTACGCCTTGATAATTATTGTTTTAGGAGGATTTATTACCTACAGAGTAATATCCAACAAAGGCAAAAATGATGAATCAAAAAAGTCTGGCGACAAAGACAAACCAACAACAGTTACTGGAATTGTTGTAAAAACTGCCACTTTTGATAATAATTTATCATTATCAGGATCAATCGAAGCTAATGAGCAAATAGAAATCAGAAGCGAAGTTTCTGGCATCGTTGAAGGAATCTATTTCAATGAAGGAAGTTACGTAAATAAAGGCCAAGTACTTTTTAAAGTGAATGATATTGAATTGAGAGCGCAGTTGCGTCAAGCGCAAACTAGAGAAGGTTTGGCAGCTGAAAATGAAAGAAGAGCAAAATTATTGCTTCAAAAAGAAGCGATTAGCAAAGAAGAATTTGATGTCGCAAATGCTGATTATGCTTCTGCAAAAGCACAAACACAATTAATTAAAGCCCAAATTTCAAAAACCTCTGTAAAAGCTCCTTTTTCAGGAAAAATTGGTTTGCGTTCGATTTCACCAGGAACTTACATCACTCCTACTATTTTGGTTGCTAAACTTGTTAATATGGGAAAAGTGAAAATAACCTTTTCAATTCCTGAAAAATATGCTACACAAGTTAACAATGGTTCAAACATTGATTTTACAGTTTCTGGTTCAGATAAAACTTATAAAGCAAAAATCTACGCTATAGAACCTGAGGTTGCCGTAGCAACAAGAACTTTACAAATTAGAGCCATTGCCGATAATACTGACGGAAAACTTTTTCCTGGAACTTTTGCAGATGTAAAACTTCCTCTGAACATCATTAAAGATGCAATTGTTGTCCCATCAGAAGCTATCGTTCCTGTACAAAGTGGAAAAAAAGTGTATATCTCTAATATGGGCAAAGCCAAAGAAGTTATGGTTGAAGCAACAACTCGTACTGATGCTTCTATTTTAATTTTATCTGGATTAAAAGCTGGTGACACACTTGTTACTAGCGGTGTAATGTCGCTTAAAAATGATGCACCAATAAAAGTTAAAATAAAATAG
- a CDS encoding redoxin domain-containing protein → MMKKLLLGLWFSVLLAAISVLFWKNEYQYSLPTPIPSNYHPIAMGSKIDLKCCTMDQKPVFVHFFNPECPCSRFNIPYVAELIKKYGDRINFKIVVINNEKSVTIKEIQQKFDAKIPVYFDPSIAKNCGVFSTPQAALIDSSQKLYFRGNYNKTRYCTDAETNYAQQAIEMLLKKTSAPSFDAFALRAYGCSLPKCTK, encoded by the coding sequence ATGATGAAAAAATTACTCCTTGGTTTATGGTTTTCTGTGCTTCTTGCAGCTATTTCGGTGTTGTTTTGGAAAAATGAGTATCAATACAGTCTTCCCACACCAATTCCTAGCAATTATCATCCAATAGCAATGGGAAGCAAGATTGATTTAAAATGTTGCACAATGGATCAAAAGCCCGTTTTTGTCCATTTTTTCAACCCTGAATGCCCCTGTTCCCGTTTTAACATTCCTTATGTTGCTGAATTGATAAAAAAGTATGGTGATCGTATTAACTTTAAAATTGTCGTCATAAACAACGAAAAAAGCGTCACAATTAAAGAAATTCAGCAAAAATTTGACGCCAAAATTCCAGTTTATTTTGACCCATCGATAGCTAAAAATTGTGGCGTTTTCTCGACGCCTCAGGCTGCACTAATTGACAGCTCACAAAAGCTCTATTTTAGAGGGAATTATAATAAAACAAGATATTGTACCGATGCGGAGACAAATTATGCACAGCAGGCAATAGAAATGTTGCTGAAAAAAACAAGTGCTCCATCATTTGATGCTTTCGCTTTGAGAGCTTACGGATGTTCATTGCCAAAATGCACTAAATAA
- a CDS encoding PAS domain-containing protein, producing MDIKIPRPNPSKREVDWNKSKVLLSKTDTKGTILYANEDFIDVSGYDEFELIGQPHNIIRHPDMPKVIFKFLWDSIKSNKNIHAIIKNMSKTGRYYWVITDFKILADSKGNIVGYFGTRKSVREDIIDKFIEPLYNRLLHIEETSGILASEEYLVGFLQERNKTYTEYIDDLVATGKDSKNRASKGLFSALFEKKEN from the coding sequence ATGGATATTAAAATTCCCCGCCCAAATCCATCAAAAAGAGAAGTTGACTGGAATAAGAGCAAAGTGTTGCTCAGTAAAACAGACACAAAAGGAACTATTTTGTATGCTAATGAAGATTTTATAGATGTTTCAGGCTACGATGAGTTCGAATTAATTGGACAACCTCATAATATTATTCGGCATCCGGATATGCCCAAAGTGATTTTCAAGTTTTTGTGGGATAGTATCAAGTCAAACAAAAATATTCATGCGATCATTAAAAACATGTCAAAAACGGGAAGATATTATTGGGTAATCACCGACTTCAAAATCTTAGCGGATTCAAAAGGCAATATTGTAGGCTATTTTGGAACAAGAAAATCGGTTCGTGAAGATATTATAGACAAATTCATTGAGCCTTTATACAACAGACTCCTGCATATTGAGGAAACCAGCGGTATTTTAGCTTCAGAAGAATATTTAGTTGGTTTTTTGCAAGAACGCAATAAAACATATACGGAATACATTGATGATCTGGTTGCAACAGGAAAAGATAGTAAAAACAGAGCAAGCAAAGGCTTGTTTAGTGCTCTTTTTGAAAAGAAAGAAAATTAG
- the recG gene encoding ATP-dependent DNA helicase RecG, translating into MSNNLLETPIEYLKGVGPSRGQLLRKELGIHKYGDLVNFFPNRYIDRTRYYKINELQNTGTEVQIIGKIINIKTVEFAKNKKRLVATFVDDTGQIELNWFQGHKWIRESLKLNETLVIFGKCSLYGSQFSMAHPEIELLSEHEKSLRSAMQPVYPSTETLANRGISNRTINKLMEQLFIETQALFTETFPPYLIEELKLIPKRAALFNIHFPKSTEILAKAQFRLKFEELFFIQLQLITKNLIRKHKIKGHPFTKVGELFNAFYQNHLPFDLTGAQKRVLKEIRTDMGSNAQMNRLLQGDVGSGKTIVAFMSMLLAIDNGFQACLMAPTEILANQHFIGLSAFANTLNINIRILTGSTKTSERKIIHEELENGSLQIIIGTHALLEDKVKFQNLGLSIIDEQHRFGVEQRSKLWKKNEIPPHVLVMTATPIPRTLAMSLYGDLDISVIDELPPGRKPIQTVHRYDTNRLKVWKFLRDEIAKGRQIYIVYPLIQESEKMDYKDLMDGYESISRDFPLPQYSISILHGKMKPADKDAEMKRFSEGKTNIMVATTVIEVGVNVPNASVMIIESAERFGLSQLHQLRGRVGRGAEQSYCILMTSHKLSSDSKIRMETMVGTNDGFEIAEVDLKLRGPGDLMGTQQSGVLNLQIADIVKDREILSLARNYAMKILKEDSALQKPEHAVLKAVFIELTKKKNIWNYIS; encoded by the coding sequence ATGTCTAACAATCTTCTTGAAACCCCAATCGAATACCTTAAAGGCGTTGGCCCGAGTCGTGGCCAGTTGCTTCGCAAAGAATTGGGAATTCATAAGTATGGAGATTTAGTCAATTTTTTTCCGAATCGTTATATTGACAGGACACGTTATTACAAGATAAACGAACTCCAAAATACGGGAACTGAAGTTCAGATTATTGGGAAAATCATCAACATCAAAACCGTTGAATTTGCCAAAAACAAAAAGCGTTTGGTTGCCACTTTCGTGGATGATACTGGACAAATTGAGCTGAATTGGTTTCAAGGTCATAAATGGATTAGAGAGAGCTTAAAACTGAACGAAACGTTAGTAATTTTTGGAAAATGTTCCTTATACGGAAGCCAATTTAGTATGGCACATCCGGAAATTGAACTTTTAAGCGAACACGAAAAGAGTCTTCGCTCTGCAATGCAACCCGTTTATCCTTCGACCGAAACGCTTGCTAATCGAGGAATTTCAAATAGAACGATCAATAAATTAATGGAACAATTGTTTATTGAAACACAAGCTTTGTTTACCGAAACTTTTCCTCCGTATTTGATTGAAGAATTGAAGTTAATTCCAAAAAGAGCTGCTTTATTCAATATTCATTTTCCAAAAAGCACTGAAATTTTGGCGAAAGCCCAATTCCGATTAAAATTTGAGGAATTGTTTTTTATTCAGCTTCAATTAATTACTAAAAATTTAATTCGAAAGCATAAAATAAAAGGACATCCTTTTACTAAAGTTGGTGAACTTTTTAATGCGTTTTATCAAAATCATTTGCCATTTGATTTGACTGGCGCTCAAAAAAGAGTACTAAAAGAAATCCGCACCGATATGGGAAGTAACGCTCAAATGAATCGTTTGCTTCAAGGTGATGTGGGTTCCGGAAAAACAATTGTGGCTTTTATGAGCATGCTTTTGGCTATCGACAACGGCTTTCAGGCTTGTTTGATGGCGCCAACCGAGATTTTGGCCAATCAACATTTTATTGGATTATCAGCATTTGCCAATACTTTAAATATCAATATCCGAATATTGACGGGTTCCACTAAGACTTCTGAACGAAAAATTATTCATGAAGAACTTGAAAACGGAAGTCTGCAAATTATAATTGGAACTCATGCTTTATTGGAAGATAAAGTGAAATTCCAAAATTTAGGCTTGTCGATTATTGATGAGCAACATCGTTTTGGTGTAGAACAGCGTTCAAAATTGTGGAAGAAAAATGAGATTCCGCCTCACGTTTTGGTGATGACTGCAACGCCAATTCCGAGAACTTTAGCGATGAGTTTATATGGCGATTTGGATATTTCTGTAATTGATGAATTGCCACCGGGAAGAAAACCAATCCAAACGGTTCATAGATACGACACAAACCGCTTGAAAGTCTGGAAATTTCTTCGTGATGAAATTGCCAAAGGAAGACAAATTTATATTGTTTATCCATTGATTCAGGAATCTGAAAAAATGGATTATAAAGATTTGATGGACGGCTACGAAAGCATTTCGAGAGATTTTCCGTTGCCTCAATACTCAATTTCGATTCTGCACGGAAAAATGAAACCCGCGGATAAAGATGCTGAAATGAAACGCTTTTCTGAAGGAAAAACCAACATTATGGTGGCAACAACTGTAATTGAAGTTGGTGTAAATGTACCAAATGCCAGTGTGATGATTATTGAGAGTGCAGAACGTTTTGGCCTTTCGCAGTTGCATCAATTGCGTGGGCGCGTTGGTCGTGGTGCCGAACAAAGTTATTGTATTTTAATGACCAGCCATAAATTGAGTTCCGACAGCAAAATCAGGATGGAAACAATGGTTGGCACAAATGATGGTTTTGAAATCGCTGAAGTCGACTTAAAACTTCGTGGCCCCGGGGATTTAATGGGAACACAACAAAGTGGTGTTTTAAATCTTCAAATTGCTGATATTGTAAAAGATCGAGAGATTTTATCTTTGGCCAGAAATTATGCCATGAAAATTTTAAAAGAAGACAGCGCACTTCAAAAACCAGAACATGCGGTTTTAAAAGCTGTTTTTATTGAATTGACCAAAAAGAAAAATATCTGGAATTATATTAGTTAG
- a CDS encoding DUF1697 domain-containing protein, with amino-acid sequence MTTHLALLRGINVSGHNMMKMEALKTMLENLGFQNIRTYLQSGNVFVDSDEDASKVGFMIKQEIFKVFGHEVPVIVIAKEDLELCFKNNPFLKEKDIDTKKLYVAFVSIALKKESINDLKISQFKPDEASIDGNRIFIKYAIGAGKTRLEGKYIEKKLNVITTMRNWNTVTNLLQMYAE; translated from the coding sequence ATGACAACTCATTTAGCACTTTTACGCGGGATCAACGTTTCGGGACATAATATGATGAAGATGGAAGCTTTGAAAACAATGCTGGAAAATCTTGGATTTCAAAATATTAGAACCTATCTGCAATCTGGAAATGTTTTTGTTGATAGTGATGAAGATGCTTCAAAAGTGGGTTTTATGATCAAACAAGAAATTTTTAAGGTTTTTGGTCATGAAGTTCCGGTTATCGTAATTGCTAAAGAAGATTTAGAATTGTGTTTTAAAAACAACCCTTTTCTTAAAGAGAAAGATATTGATACAAAAAAGCTTTACGTGGCCTTTGTTTCAATTGCTTTGAAAAAAGAAAGTATAAACGATCTGAAAATCAGTCAATTTAAGCCAGATGAAGCTAGTATTGACGGTAACAGAATTTTTATTAAATACGCTATTGGGGCAGGAAAAACAAGGTTGGAAGGCAAGTACATCGAGAAAAAATTGAATGTTATCACAACAATGAGAAACTGGAATACAGTTACGAATCTACTCCAAATGTATGCAGAGTAA
- a CDS encoding diphthine--ammonia ligase: MPKKALFNWSSGKDSALSLYKILQNSDFKIEYLLTSVNQQFQRISMHGVRVELLEAQAKSIGIPLKIMQIPEMPTMEVYENVMIETLTELKNEGISHSVFGDIFLEDLRKYREDQLAKLGFEGVFPIWKIPSHDLIQEFISLGFKTIVVCVNEKYLDKSFVGRIIDQDFINDLPENVDVCGENGEFHTFAFDGPIFSKPVDFEIGEIVYRKYEKPKTDHSSNKACDTTDKTAFDFGFWYCDLIAK; encoded by the coding sequence ATACCTAAAAAAGCATTATTCAATTGGAGCAGCGGAAAAGATTCTGCTCTTTCTTTATATAAAATTCTTCAAAATTCTGATTTTAAAATCGAATATTTATTGACGAGTGTCAATCAGCAATTTCAGCGAATTTCAATGCATGGCGTGCGTGTTGAATTACTTGAAGCGCAAGCGAAAAGTATTGGAATTCCATTAAAAATTATGCAGATTCCAGAAATGCCAACTATGGAAGTTTATGAAAATGTGATGATTGAAACCTTGACAGAACTAAAAAATGAGGGTATTTCGCATTCTGTTTTTGGCGATATATTTTTAGAAGATCTGCGCAAATATCGTGAAGATCAATTGGCAAAATTAGGTTTTGAAGGTGTTTTTCCTATTTGGAAAATTCCATCTCACGATTTGATTCAGGAATTTATTTCATTGGGTTTTAAAACTATTGTAGTTTGTGTGAATGAAAAATATTTAGACAAAAGTTTTGTAGGCCGAATTATTGATCAAGATTTCATCAATGATTTGCCAGAAAATGTTGATGTATGTGGAGAAAATGGCGAATTTCATACTTTTGCTTTTGATGGTCCGATTTTCTCAAAACCTGTAGATTTTGAAATTGGCGAAATTGTCTACCGCAAATACGAAAAACCAAAAACCGATCATTCTTCAAACAAAGCTTGCGACACAACCGACAAAACTGCTTTTGATTTCGGATTTTGGTATTGTGATTTGATCGCCAAATAA
- a CDS encoding M1 family aminopeptidase → MKYIFFLITSFAFAQQTQFVDFKTVSGQLKLNTLEKSISGNVDYGFTVLKTIDTIKIDAKNMEFSNVKINNNNVVFVNSGKQLQIVSNFQKGENHLTFEYKVKPKQALYFVDIENKDAQIWTQGQGRYTSNWFPSFDDVNEKLIFRLGITYDKEYQVVSNGILKEKTQNGNSFYWQYEMEKPMSSYVLMLAIGKYDKKKSESKSNIPLEYYLENKDASRFESTYRYSKRIFDFLEKEIGVKYPWGIYREIPVRDFLYAGMENTTSTLFATRYVVDSIGFGDRNYTNVDAHELAHHWFGNLITAESSKHHWLQEGFATYYAALAERDIFGDDYFYSKLYDTAQQIKFASRTDTIPVLNPKASSLTFYEKGAWALFVLHESIGDKAFKKAIKSYLKKYAYQTVNTENFFDEIKKVSDFDLEKFQKTWLESTAFDAPTANTLLSKNKAIQIRLEVDKLKKTPLAEKKDFFIKTLNSDVYHSAKEAIMDQLENEKYEAKKELLLLAMKTNDVQIRQTVAESLTKIPEDFRDEYETLLDDKSYQTQEIALYWLWRNFPEHRKTYLDKSKDWIGFNDYNLRTMWLSLALSTSNYAENPDELVIELIDFSSSKYEATTRQNALEKLIAFKIINDQVLSNLVASTTHHMWQFSKFGRDTIRLLLKNSEMRASFERILPNLTPDEQFQLNRLLKE, encoded by the coding sequence ATGAAATACATTTTCTTTCTAATAACTTCCTTTGCATTTGCACAACAAACCCAATTTGTTGATTTTAAAACCGTGTCTGGACAATTAAAATTGAATACCCTAGAAAAATCAATTTCAGGAAATGTTGATTACGGTTTTACGGTTTTAAAAACAATTGACACTATAAAAATTGATGCAAAAAACATGGAATTTTCTAACGTAAAAATCAATAATAACAATGTTGTTTTTGTTAATTCTGGCAAGCAATTACAAATCGTTTCTAATTTTCAAAAAGGAGAAAATCATTTGACTTTTGAATATAAGGTAAAACCCAAACAAGCTTTGTATTTTGTTGATATTGAAAATAAAGACGCTCAAATATGGACGCAAGGACAGGGTAGATACACAAGCAATTGGTTTCCGAGTTTTGACGACGTCAATGAAAAACTGATTTTTAGATTAGGAATAACCTATGATAAAGAATACCAGGTTGTCTCAAACGGAATTTTAAAAGAAAAAACTCAAAACGGAAATTCATTTTATTGGCAATATGAAATGGAAAAACCGATGAGTTCTTATGTTTTAATGCTTGCTATTGGGAAATACGACAAAAAGAAATCGGAATCTAAATCTAATATTCCGCTCGAATATTATTTAGAAAATAAAGATGCGTCGCGTTTTGAATCTACTTACCGTTATTCAAAACGTATTTTTGATTTTTTGGAGAAAGAAATCGGCGTAAAATATCCGTGGGGAATTTATAGAGAGATTCCCGTGCGAGATTTTTTGTATGCCGGAATGGAAAACACAACTTCAACGCTTTTTGCAACGCGATATGTTGTTGATTCAATTGGTTTTGGAGACAGAAATTATACAAATGTAGATGCCCACGAATTAGCACATCATTGGTTTGGCAATTTAATAACGGCCGAAAGCAGCAAACATCATTGGCTTCAAGAAGGTTTTGCAACGTATTATGCGGCTCTTGCAGAACGAGATATTTTTGGCGACGATTATTTTTATTCTAAGCTTTATGACACAGCACAACAAATAAAATTTGCATCTAGAACGGATACAATTCCGGTTTTGAATCCAAAAGCTAGTTCGCTTACTTTTTATGAAAAAGGAGCTTGGGCGCTTTTTGTTTTGCATGAATCAATTGGAGATAAGGCGTTTAAAAAAGCAATAAAAAGTTATCTAAAGAAATATGCGTATCAAACGGTAAACACAGAAAATTTCTTCGACGAAATCAAAAAAGTATCTGATTTTGATTTGGAGAAATTCCAAAAAACTTGGCTAGAATCGACGGCTTTTGATGCCCCAACGGCAAATACTTTATTGAGCAAAAATAAAGCAATTCAAATTCGGTTAGAGGTAGATAAGTTGAAAAAAACACCTTTGGCAGAAAAGAAAGATTTTTTCATCAAGACTTTGAATTCTGATGTTTACCATTCGGCAAAAGAAGCAATTATGGATCAATTGGAAAATGAGAAATATGAAGCAAAAAAAGAATTATTGCTTTTGGCAATGAAAACCAATGATGTTCAAATTCGCCAAACCGTTGCTGAAAGTTTAACTAAAATTCCGGAAGATTTTAGAGATGAATATGAAACTTTACTTGACGATAAATCGTATCAAACACAAGAAATAGCATTATATTGGCTGTGGAGAAATTTTCCAGAACATCGGAAAACATATTTGGATAAATCAAAAGATTGGATCGGTTTTAATGATTATAATCTTCGTACGATGTGGCTTTCGCTGGCATTATCTACTTCAAATTATGCTGAAAATCCAGATGAACTTGTGATTGAATTGATTGATTTTTCTTCAAGCAAATATGAAGCAACAACCAGACAAAATGCGCTTGAAAAACTAATTGCGTTTAAAATCATCAACGATCAGGTTTTGAGTAATTTAGTTGCATCTACAACACATCATATGTGGCAATTTTCGAAATTTGGAAGAGATACAATAAGATTGTTATTAAAAAATTCTGAAATGCGTGCTTCGTTTGAAAGAATTTTGCCTAATTTGACCCCCGATGAACAGTTTCAATTGAATCGTTTGTTGAAAGAATGA
- a CDS encoding patatin-like phospholipase family protein, with product MRALVISGGGSKGAFAGGVAQYLIEEKNYEYDLFLGTSTGSLLIPHLALGHIKKIHSVYTNVTMSSIFNICPFVVKNKEGVDIVTINHFNVLRQFFKGKRTFGESKGLKKYIQNNFSLSDFNKLKKLKTDVIVTVTNFTKNESEYKSVKECSYEEFVEWSWISSNYVPFMSLVEKNNYEYGDGGFSSLVPIREAINRGATEIDVIILETEVNMDKMVIGKNPFSLMIDLFRIALDQVEKHDIAIGKLMASNKNVKLNLYYTPTKLTDNALIFNKDVMKEWWEQGYEYAQNKSEVMSDNKKM from the coding sequence ATGAGAGCATTAGTTATTTCTGGCGGCGGAAGTAAAGGCGCATTCGCCGGCGGAGTTGCACAATATTTGATCGAAGAAAAAAATTACGAATACGATTTGTTTTTAGGCACTTCTACGGGAAGTTTGCTTATTCCGCATCTGGCTTTGGGACATATCAAAAAAATTCATTCGGTTTATACTAATGTTACCATGTCAAGTATTTTTAATATTTGTCCGTTTGTGGTTAAAAATAAAGAAGGTGTTGATATTGTAACGATTAACCACTTTAATGTTTTGCGTCAGTTTTTTAAAGGAAAAAGGACTTTTGGCGAAAGCAAAGGCTTGAAAAAATATATTCAGAATAATTTTTCTCTATCCGATTTCAACAAGCTTAAAAAGCTAAAAACCGATGTCATTGTTACGGTAACTAATTTTACTAAAAACGAATCCGAATATAAATCGGTAAAAGAGTGCAGTTACGAAGAGTTTGTTGAATGGTCTTGGATTTCAAGTAATTACGTTCCGTTTATGAGTTTGGTGGAAAAAAATAATTATGAATATGGAGATGGAGGTTTTTCAAGCTTGGTTCCAATTCGCGAAGCAATAAATCGCGGCGCCACTGAAATCGATGTTATTATTCTAGAAACCGAAGTAAATATGGATAAAATGGTTATCGGGAAAAACCCATTTTCTTTGATGATTGATTTGTTCCGAATTGCCTTAGATCAAGTTGAAAAACACGATATTGCTATAGGAAAACTTATGGCAAGCAACAAGAACGTCAAACTTAATTTATATTACACACCAACAAAACTTACTGACAATGCTTTGATTTTCAATAAAGATGTGATGAAAGAATGGTGGGAGCAAGGTTATGAATATGCTCAAAATAAATCTGAAGTTATGAGTGACAATAAGAAAATGTAG
- a CDS encoding sulfite exporter TauE/SafE family protein, whose translation MDSYIIILLCLAAFAAGFIDAIVGGGGLIQTPMGLVLLPNLPVSTVIGTLKIPAFSGTSFAAFQYLKKVVIQWKLLLIMMCLAVPSAFLGSTILTLVSNDFMKPLLLVVLSLLFVYTYAKKNFGQHEAKEHSEITQIIYAVVISMIVGFYDGFIGPGTGSFFVVAFIALLGFDFLHASANAKMVNLATNFGSICLFMIKGKIIWAIAIPMAISNGLGGWLGAKLAINKGNGFIRIFFLIVVVGTLIRFAYDVFFK comes from the coding sequence ATGGATTCATATATAATAATTTTGCTTTGTTTGGCTGCCTTTGCGGCGGGTTTTATTGATGCCATTGTGGGCGGTGGCGGATTAATCCAAACGCCGATGGGATTGGTTTTATTGCCAAATCTTCCGGTTTCTACAGTAATTGGGACATTGAAAATTCCAGCATTTTCTGGAACTTCATTTGCTGCTTTTCAGTATCTGAAAAAAGTGGTCATTCAATGGAAATTGTTGCTTATTATGATGTGTTTGGCAGTTCCATCAGCATTTTTAGGATCAACAATTTTAACGCTTGTAAGTAATGATTTTATGAAACCACTTTTGTTGGTGGTTTTGTCGTTGTTGTTTGTTTATACGTATGCAAAGAAAAATTTTGGACAGCATGAAGCCAAAGAACATTCAGAAATCACTCAGATTATTTATGCAGTTGTAATCAGTATGATCGTTGGATTTTACGACGGATTTATCGGTCCTGGTACGGGAAGTTTTTTTGTTGTGGCTTTTATTGCGCTTTTAGGTTTTGATTTTCTTCACGCTTCCGCGAATGCGAAAATGGTCAATCTGGCGACTAATTTTGGATCGATTTGCCTGTTTATGATTAAAGGAAAAATCATTTGGGCGATCGCAATTCCGATGGCAATCAGCAACGGACTTGGCGGATGGCTTGGTGCTAAATTGGCGATCAATAAAGGAAATGGATTTATTCGTATTTTCTTTTTGATTGTTGTGGTTGGGACTTTGATCCGCTTTGCTTACGATGTGTTTTTTAAATAA